The nucleotide sequence ATTCACATAGAAACAAGCATGCAGGCAGCAAAATCTGTATCACAGTCTAGTTCTGGGAAAGCCTGTAGATGTACCAACCTTGCTTTTTCCCTGTATAGTCCTGCTCCTAGCTGTACTTGTTAACTGGAATATATCAAGTCAACCCAGGCATGGGgctttttttgtaattaaaagctcaccctgagaaaggctcagtACTACATTTGAGTAACAAATACCCAGTGTAATCACCTGCTAGCTAGTACAGAATTCCTGTGTGCTGGACCCTGTGTCTAAGAGGTCGTTGGTGGATACTCGACAAGCCGTTGGCTAAGTCCTGAGGGCTGCACCCcacaggttttgttgttgctgttgagaGGGTCTCACTGTGAAGCTTTAACctgttgaccaggctagcctggaactctgctctgcctgctctgctcctgaatactgggattaaaggcgtccaccaccacaaccatcaaGAAGCCCCTACTTTTCATCCCCTACGTACCCTTTTCAGGCAGGATTTATAGTTGAGTTGGAAGAACCCTTGCATAACGTGACACCCCAGATTCAACCCCCAGCACAGTCAAGTTTTATAATCTGGAGAGAGAAAAGTTTGTACATGTGATTTTACATCACTTCTTTTATCCATTCATGCCAGTTTTATTTCACAGGTTGGAGAGGATGGTAGAAGGTAATGGGGAAATGGAGTAATTCCTTTCAGAATCTATGCATTAGAACTTGCTCCACTTACTGTAGTTTGTTACACTGTACTTGATGTCCCTGAAGTTCTGCACTttgagaaggaaggagtggatctgggggtaAGGAGAGGagattgggggggaggggaaatgcaGACCAGATGTAACatgagagaataaagaaaaaaatctttaatactttaaaatgttccttcatgtgtaATGCTACTCTGCCCTTGTGAGTGCAGTGATTAGGCCTTTTGTTTAAATAGTATTGTTGACCATATGTTAACAGTAGATATATTTAAGTGTATTAGTTTCCTTTCATAAGCTAACTACTGTTTATCTGTTTTGTCCATTGGGTAGGTTCAGAAGAAAAAGTTGACTCATGCCCAAGGAAATACCATACTGTTGGGGAAGGGAAAACAGTAAGCAGAATAGTGAATGGAGCCATTCATAGTCCTGTGTGGTTCACTGACCACACATTTCCCTACATGCTTAGAAAAACTGTTAAGACCAAATTACAGAAGGGGGGATTATAAACATGGGCCTTCAACAGTCCCAGGTGCCCACTTGGCCCTCAGCATTTCTGAATGACTACTATCATTCCCTCTGAATGAACACTGATTGAGCTCTGTAGGTATCAGGAAAGACACAAACCAGAGTGCCCAGCAGTCTCTGGATtgtactttaatttttctttcactgtttaAATGTGCTACCATAAACAGCACAGCAGGAAACACATTCACTAGTATCTTTTGTGTTACTTACTGCTGAGCATGAATTGGTACAGTATTGATGGACACCATTTTGACAGTGCCAGTGTACACAGGATCCACTACCACTTTTAAGACTGTTCCACACACTGCAGTCATTAAGAATGTATGTATACTGACATGCTTGACGGCAAGGTTtgttggagggaaaaaaaacttACATGTCCATTATCAATAGATGTTAACAGGCTTATCTATATTATCATgcatgaaatgggagatataaggTAGATCTGTATAGATTCACAGAGAGGCCTATGATACACTAATGTAGTCAACAAGCAAGTTTgctaggcatagtggtgcatgcttataatcccagtacttgaggagaagaggcaggaggatcactgagttcaaggccagcctgggctacaaagtgaaaaAAAGTTCAAACCATTGATAAATGTAACCATCAGAATGgatgacaaagaaaataaattccatTATGCATTTTTAGAAAGCCAATATAAATTCTACTTACAGATCCTTCTTCAAATAACAAAAAGATGAACAATACTGGAGGAATCAGGTTGCCACAAAGAGAATGAAGGACGCTGCAGCGATGgagccatggttatacaactagaTTTGTACACATAAACATGGGTGCATATAAAAGGCTCTACAGATCATACCAATTTCTAGGTTTTGTTATAATTAGAGAAAAATGTTACTTGGTTATAGTTACAATGGACTTGTCCTTTTTTTCTCTTGGTAACTTTCTATGAAATCTCCAACTCAAAAGATTAAAAAGGATTGGgcatggtagcatacaccttGCTCCTAGCACTAGGGAGAGATAGGTGGACATctaaatttgaagccagcctggtaagttctaggccaaccaagactatacagtgagatctgtctttaaaaaaagaaaaaagatcccGCTTGCTATCCATCTGTAGACCCAGACACTCAAGAGGCTCAGTTCAGCCCAAGTTTAAGAACCTAAGCATCATGGCAAGACCTAGCTCAAAAAAGTTGTGTGCACAGgtggtagtggtacacacctttattcccagcacttgggaggcagaggccagtagatgtctgagttcaaggtcattcaaGTCTACACAGCAATTGcatagctacatagtaagacaaacaaaaccccacattTTACAGAAGGACAGGGAgctatgcctgtaattccagcagctAGACTGCTTCAAATTtgagaccagaaaaaaaaaactggaaatagacCAAATATGTACATGTAACAACGTTAGAGCCTCAAATATTCTCTTTTGGCCTTCTGAGTGGTAAGAGTGGTCTTACTAAGTACACCAGCAAagattttcctgcctccaccttttaatgttgggattacaggtgtgaaacGCCTAGGTAGGGTCCCAAGTATTCCAAGAGACAACTATTAATCATGTTTACTTTAATAAGATACTGGTCGAAGGGGTCACGCTGGAACATAAGTTACGTTTTCTCAGCTCCAGGACCAAGTAAGGACAGAGCAGTCTGGTATCCATAATCTTCAAGGGTGACGATTCCGGGTCAGGACCATTTCTTCGAGATGTTGAGATGGTCTAGCTGGTCTGCGATGTATCTGTGCTTAGGGAACTTGGAAATGGCTGCTTCCTTGATGGCTTCAAAAGCCTGGGCCCTTCGCTCCGCGGCGTGGCCGTACTCCTGCTCCGCTGTCATGTAGGGCATGCTCAGCCAGTAGTGGTTCTCGGCCTCCACCTCCAGGCGACGGATCATGTTCTCCTTCGCTTGGAAAGACACGGTCCGCGGCCGCCGGTGCTTCCCGATCCACTGTCTGCCCGGAATGCGGCCGCGGAGGAGGACAGTGGTGAGGAACATGGTGCCTCCTGAGGAAACGACACGAAAGCCGCGGTTGCTGAGCCCCGGAGCCGGGAAGCGAGCAACCGGCGTGCCAGGCTGGCGCCCACGTCCAGAGGGCCGAATCCAGAGCGCGCTAGGTCTCTCGCAGGAAGTGAGTGGCCGGGAGCCGACTACACTGCAGGAAAAGGGGGGGGTCTCCCCGAAAACCCACCTCGCGTACGAACTGACCGGGACGTGCTACCCTCAGCGTTCCGGCGACGCACGCGCACAGCTTCCGGGCTCTGGGGGCCCTGATACGAAACTTCCGCTCTCGCGAGAGAAGTCATCTGCGCCTGCGCAGGATGGGCTGTGCCTACGCGCGGCGCTAGAATTCAAATGTGTGGCGCGTTCGTTTGAGGGGGC is from Apodemus sylvaticus chromosome 8, mApoSyl1.1, whole genome shotgun sequence and encodes:
- the Mrpl57 gene encoding ribosomal protein 63, mitochondrial, translating into MFLTTVLLRGRIPGRQWIGKHRRPRTVSFQAKENMIRRLEVEAENHYWLSMPYMTAEQEYGHAAERRAQAFEAIKEAAISKFPKHRYIADQLDHLNISKKWS